From the Halomonas meridiana genome, one window contains:
- a CDS encoding TraR/DksA C4-type zinc finger protein: protein MADNVDRAAVTIQQSLEATLANRAALARHVTNTECDDCGYEIPVARRQAAPWATTCIGCQGIREHKARGFRE, encoded by the coding sequence ATGGCCGATAACGTCGACCGCGCCGCGGTCACCATCCAACAAAGCCTGGAAGCCACGCTGGCCAACCGTGCTGCGCTGGCCCGACACGTCACAAACACCGAGTGTGACGATTGCGGCTACGAGATCCCAGTCGCGCGCCGCCAGGCCGCGCCTTGGGCCACTACTTGCATCGGTTGCCAAGGCATCCGTGAGCACAAGGCGCGGGGGTTTCGTGAATGA